Proteins from one Nilaparvata lugens isolate BPH chromosome 10, ASM1435652v1, whole genome shotgun sequence genomic window:
- the LOC111044581 gene encoding tRNA (uracil-5-)-methyltransferase homolog A isoform X2, whose amino-acid sequence MESTQIADNLETKTEADVIPENDAKTGDEEKKTEIVDPYAYLKRQDFTSEKFKIEIRGLPKFYGIGELKKLLNVKLKLGSNKIKPPKRGSHWVYVCFRSEEDREEALKAIDGFTWKNKTLSAENANAAPDPLVKRRIANNQQDDNTAKRCKLEDVRTQEEIIKSNATPLCDVPYEEQLKMKQQKARKLLERFGNELATANRSLKPWLDSQKAKFDGLPCQLLDIVSVKDHCDGYRNKCEFTIGINQETKEKAIGFRLGSYVLGNTGVGPIQNLKNIPPRMKEAVSVFEKFVRSSELDVFDPETQSGHWKQLTARYGFVTDQLMLIVGVNPQIGSPQQLTEQQLEDVKQKLRDFFTDGEGKCIKVTSLYFQIIRKKQAGEILPSPEHILGEKYIVEVLSGLKFKISPESFFQINTKTAELLYDNVGNLADLNGETTLLDICCGTGTIGLSLASKCGQVLGLELIEEAVKYAKENAEENKITNCEFFCGKAEEIITSVACKAVHKKVVAVVDPPRAGLHQKAVILLRRLQNIEKMVFLACDAKAALKNFVDLGRPASKTLTGDPYVPIAAVAVDLFPHTNHCELVLCFQRMDPGQLSSNDNK is encoded by the exons ATGGAGTCTACACAAATTGCCGATAATTTGGAAACCAAAACTGAAGCTGACGTCATTCCAGAGAACGATGCCAAGACGGGTGATGAAGAAAAAAAGACTGAAATTGTAGATCCCTATGCTTACCTCAAAAGACAGGATTTCACCTCAGAGAAATTTAAGATTGAGATCAGAGGTTTGCCAAAGTTCTACGGAATCGGC GAACTAAAGAAGCTTCTCAATGTGAAACTGAAGTTGGGATCCAACAAGATAAAGCCGCCGAAAAGGGGCAGTCATTGGGTGTATGTGTGCTTCAGATCAGAAGAAGACAGAGAAGAAGCATTGAAGGCAATCGATGGATTCACATGGAAGAATAAGACTTTGTCAGCTGAG AATGCAAATGCAGCACCTGACCCACTGGTAAAAAGGAGAATTGCCAACAACCAACAAGATGACAATACCGCCAAAAGGTGTAAATTAGAAGACGTGAGAACgcaagaagaaataataaagagCAATGCTACACCTTTATGTGACGTGCCTTATGAAGAGCAA CTGAAAATGAAACAGCAGAAAGCTAGAAAACTTCTGGAGCGTTTTGGAAACGAGCTAGCTACAGCTAACCGCTCATTGAAACCGTGGCTGGATAGTCAAAAGGCCAAATTTGACGGTCTTCCTTGTCAATTACTCGATATCGTTTCTGTCAAAGACCATTGCGATGGATACAGGAATAAATGCGAATTCACAATAG GTATCAATCAAGAGACTAAGGAGAAAGCGATTGGCTTCAGATTGGGGAGCTATGTTTTGGGGAATACTGGAGTGGGGcctattcaaaatttgaaaaacatacCGCCCAGGATGAAGGAGGCTGTGTCTGTG TTTGAGAAGTTTGTCAGATCGTCAGAACTAGACGTGTTTGACCCGGAAACTCAGAGCGGTCACTGGAAACAGCTGACGGCCCGCTATGGATTTGTCACCGATCAGCTGATGCTGATAGTGGGTGTCAATCCACAAATCGGCAGTCCACAACAGCTGACTGAGCAACAGCTGGAAGACGTCAAACAGAAATTGCGCGACTTTTTCACCGACGGCGAGGGAAAGTGCATCAAAGTGACTTCTCTCTACTTCCAGATCATCAGGAAAAA aCAAGCGGGAGAGATCCTTCCGTCTCCAGAACATATACTGGGCGAAAAGTACATTGTCGAAGTACTCTctggattgaaatttaaaatctcgCCGGAGTCGTTTTTCCAAATCAACACAAAGACTGCCGAACTGCTCTATGACAATGTTGGAAATCTGGCAGACCTGAATGGTGAGACTACGCTGCTGGACATCTGCTGTGGTACTGGCACTATTGGCCTTTCTCTTGCTTct AAATGTGGCCAAGTTTTAGGCTTGGAACTGATCGAAGAGGCTGTGAAGTATGCGAAAGAAAATGCCGAAGAGAATAAAATCACAAATTGTGAATTTTTCTGTGGCAAAGCCGAGGAGATCATTACGTCGGTGGCGTGTAAAGCGGTTCATAAGAAAGTGGTAGCCGTGGTTGATCCTCCCAGAGCTGGCTTAC ATCAGAAAGCCGTCATCCTACTCCGTCGCTTGCAGAACATTGAGAAGATGGTGTTCCTAGCGTGCGACGCCAAGGCTGCTCTCAAGAACTTCGTCGACCTGGGAAGACCGGCCTCGAAAACACTGACCGGCGACCCCTATGTTCCCATAGCTGCCGTTGCTGTGGACCTGTTCCCGCACACCAATCACTGTGAACTAGTGCTCTGTTTCCAGCGAATGGATCCAGGTCAACTCTCTAGCAATGACAATAAATAG
- the LOC111044581 gene encoding tRNA (uracil-5-)-methyltransferase homolog A isoform X1: MESTQIADNLETKTEADVIPENDAKTGDEEKKTEIVDPYAYLKRQDFTSEKFKIEIRGLPKFYGIGELKKLLNVKLKLGSNKIKPPKRGSHWVYVCFRSEEDREEALKAIDGFTWKNKTLSAENANAAPDPLVKRRIANNQQDDNTAKRCKLEDVRTQEEIIKSNATPLCDVPYEEQLKMKQQKARKLLERFGNELATANRSLKPWLDSQKAKFDGLPCQLLDIVSVKDHCDGYRNKCEFTIGINQETKEKAIGFRLGSYVLGNTGVGPIQNLKNIPPRMKEAVSAFEKFVRSSELDVFDPETQSGHWKQLTARYGFVTDQLMLIVGVNPQIGSPQQLTEQQLEDVKQKLRDFFTDGEGKCIKVTSLYFQIIRKKQAGEILPSPEHILGEKYIVEVLSGLKFKISPESFFQINTKTAELLYDNVGNLADLNGETTLLDICCGTGTIGLSLASKCGQVLGLELIEEAVKYAKENAEENKITNCEFFCGKAEEIITSVACKAVHKKVVAVVDPPRAGLHQKAVILLRRLQNIEKMVFLACDAKAALKNFVDLGRPASKTLTGDPYVPIAAVAVDLFPHTNHCELVLCFQRMDPGQLSSNDNK; encoded by the exons ATGGAGTCTACACAAATTGCCGATAATTTGGAAACCAAAACTGAAGCTGACGTCATTCCAGAGAACGATGCCAAGACGGGTGATGAAGAAAAAAAGACTGAAATTGTAGATCCCTATGCTTACCTCAAAAGACAGGATTTCACCTCAGAGAAATTTAAGATTGAGATCAGAGGTTTGCCAAAGTTCTACGGAATCGGC GAACTAAAGAAGCTTCTCAATGTGAAACTGAAGTTGGGATCCAACAAGATAAAGCCGCCGAAAAGGGGCAGTCATTGGGTGTATGTGTGCTTCAGATCAGAAGAAGACAGAGAAGAAGCATTGAAGGCAATCGATGGATTCACATGGAAGAATAAGACTTTGTCAGCTGAG AATGCAAATGCAGCACCTGACCCACTGGTAAAAAGGAGAATTGCCAACAACCAACAAGATGACAATACCGCCAAAAGGTGTAAATTAGAAGACGTGAGAACgcaagaagaaataataaagagCAATGCTACACCTTTATGTGACGTGCCTTATGAAGAGCAA CTGAAAATGAAACAGCAGAAAGCTAGAAAACTTCTGGAGCGTTTTGGAAACGAGCTAGCTACAGCTAACCGCTCATTGAAACCGTGGCTGGATAGTCAAAAGGCCAAATTTGACGGTCTTCCTTGTCAATTACTCGATATCGTTTCTGTCAAAGACCATTGCGATGGATACAGGAATAAATGCGAATTCACAATAG GTATCAATCAAGAGACTAAGGAGAAAGCGATTGGCTTCAGATTGGGGAGCTATGTTTTGGGGAATACTGGAGTGGGGcctattcaaaatttgaaaaacatacCGCCCAGGATGAAGGAGGCTGTGTCT GCATTTGAGAAGTTTGTCAGATCGTCAGAACTAGACGTGTTTGACCCGGAAACTCAGAGCGGTCACTGGAAACAGCTGACGGCCCGCTATGGATTTGTCACCGATCAGCTGATGCTGATAGTGGGTGTCAATCCACAAATCGGCAGTCCACAACAGCTGACTGAGCAACAGCTGGAAGACGTCAAACAGAAATTGCGCGACTTTTTCACCGACGGCGAGGGAAAGTGCATCAAAGTGACTTCTCTCTACTTCCAGATCATCAGGAAAAA aCAAGCGGGAGAGATCCTTCCGTCTCCAGAACATATACTGGGCGAAAAGTACATTGTCGAAGTACTCTctggattgaaatttaaaatctcgCCGGAGTCGTTTTTCCAAATCAACACAAAGACTGCCGAACTGCTCTATGACAATGTTGGAAATCTGGCAGACCTGAATGGTGAGACTACGCTGCTGGACATCTGCTGTGGTACTGGCACTATTGGCCTTTCTCTTGCTTct AAATGTGGCCAAGTTTTAGGCTTGGAACTGATCGAAGAGGCTGTGAAGTATGCGAAAGAAAATGCCGAAGAGAATAAAATCACAAATTGTGAATTTTTCTGTGGCAAAGCCGAGGAGATCATTACGTCGGTGGCGTGTAAAGCGGTTCATAAGAAAGTGGTAGCCGTGGTTGATCCTCCCAGAGCTGGCTTAC ATCAGAAAGCCGTCATCCTACTCCGTCGCTTGCAGAACATTGAGAAGATGGTGTTCCTAGCGTGCGACGCCAAGGCTGCTCTCAAGAACTTCGTCGACCTGGGAAGACCGGCCTCGAAAACACTGACCGGCGACCCCTATGTTCCCATAGCTGCCGTTGCTGTGGACCTGTTCCCGCACACCAATCACTGTGAACTAGTGCTCTGTTTCCAGCGAATGGATCCAGGTCAACTCTCTAGCAATGACAATAAATAG
- the LOC111044580 gene encoding derlin-2, which produces MAFPYQTLRQEYLQMPVVTRAYTTACVITTLAVQLNLVSPFQLYFNPILILERYQIWRVLTTFLFFGTVGFNFFFNIIFTYRYCRMLEEGSFRGQTADFVMMFIFGGFCMVFFAFFIHLLFLGQAFTIMLVYVWSRRNPYTRMNFFGLLNFQAPYLPWVLLGFSVLLGNPVWVDLMGMAVGHLYYYVEDVLPQILGGFRLLNTPQFMKLLFDPHTEEPDYAHLADERPGGYNWRGGVDEANEQPPQQ; this is translated from the exons ATGGCGTTCCCCTATCAAACACTTCGTCAAGAATATCTTCAGATGCCGGTTGTGACCAGGGCATACACAACTGCTTGTGTAATCACAACTTTGGCTGTT CAATTGAATCTGGTCTCGCCGTTCCAACTGTACTTCAACCCGATCTTGATATTGGAAAGATATCAG ATATGGAGAGTGTTAACAACGTTTCTGTTCTTCGGCACAGTGGGcttcaatttcttcttcaaCATAATTTTCACATACCGCTACTGTCGAATGCTGGAGGAGGGATCCTTTCGTGGTCAGACGGCTGACTTCGTCATGATGTTCATATTCGGCGGATTTTGTATGGTT TTTTTTgcgtttttcattcatttattgttccTGGGTCAGGCGTTCACAATTATGCTCGTTTATGTTTGGTCGAGGAGAAATCCCTACACCAGGATGAACTTCTTTGGTCTACTGAATTTCCAG GCACCCTACCTACCGTGGGTTCTGTTGGGTTTCTCAGTGTTGTTGGGCAACCCAGTGTGGGTAGACCTGATGGGCATGGCAGTCGGCCATCTTTACTACTACGTTGAGGACGTTCTGCCTCAAATTCTCGGCGGGTTCCGATTGCTCAACACTCCTCAGTTCAT GAAGTTGCTGTTTGATCCACACACGGAGGAGCCCGACTACGCCCATCTGGCTGATGAGCGACCGGGTGGTTACAACTGGAGGGGCGGAGTGGATGAGGCCAACGAGCAACCCCCCCAACAGTGA